A genomic region of Aspergillus oryzae RIB40 DNA, chromosome 1 contains the following coding sequences:
- a CDS encoding uncharacterized protein (predicted protein) → MMRLYSLASSSTNLSFITMSHSKMTDKVRLFCLRAVFCDEIADNMTKIHEERFTIWIRSLPANVTISLLGTSRRSQCVLFCRLLILCTTYTEMRGYEIITETTSETLGLATQQKQGRQVYLCASKATDQ, encoded by the exons ATGATGCGTCTGTACTCTCTTGCCTCATCATCCACTAACCTATCATTCATCACCATGTCTCACTCGAAGATGACTGATAAAGTGAGGCTGTTCTG TCTACGGGCTGTCTTCTGCGATGAGATTGCAGATAACATGACCAAGATCCACGAGGAAAGGTTCACCATCTGGATTCGCAGCCTCCCGGCGAACGTGACAATTTCCCTGTTAGGAACTTCTCGACGGAGTCAATGTGTTTTATTCTGTCGTCTGCTTATTCTGTGTACTACATATACCGAAATGAGAGGGTATGAGATAATTACCGAAACGACCTCAGAAACCCTAGGACTGGCAacccagcagaagcaaggaaggcaag TCTATCTATGCGCGTCGAAAGCAACCGATCAATGA